The proteins below are encoded in one region of Lactuca sativa cultivar Salinas chromosome 3, Lsat_Salinas_v11, whole genome shotgun sequence:
- the LOC111914409 gene encoding transcription factor MYB13, with protein sequence MVKSSCYDNGVKKGAWSEDEDTKLRAYIQRYGHWNWGLLPKFAGVSRSGKSCRLRWMNYLRPNIKHGNFTKEEDDLLIGLHKKLGNKWSTIAAKLPGRSDNEIKNRWNTHLKKRTQNEHTESSNEHIRTLEYDQATSKENHVNKTNLQHQPEVGTLFAGVSTESPSDSSLTEISSCQLSGSDSAVFSDFTPQTFDEELVGNFWSEPFLTDIDSITSSGNNLLSPFNFVNEFSSQYSCQDLMMTDDQCLWSMMDSYIENNIFLD encoded by the exons ATGGTGAAGTCATCTTGTTACGACAACGGAGTGAAGAAAGGTGCATGGAGTGAAGATGAAGACACTAAGTTAAGAGCTTACATCCAGAGATACGGCCATTGGAACTGGGGTTTGCTTCCCAAGTTTGCTG GTGTATCAAGAAGTGGTAAAAGTTGCAGGTTGAGATGGATGAACTATCTCCGCCCAAACATTAAACATGGAAATTTTACAAAGGAAGAAGACGATCTGCTTATTGGTTTACATAAAAAGCTTGGAAACAA ATGGTCAACAATAGCGGCAAAGTTACCAGGAAGAAGCGACAATGAAATAAAAAATCGTTGGAACACACATTTGAAGAAGAGAACTCAGAATGAACACACTGAGTCTTCAAATGAACACATAAGAACTCTAGAATACGATCAGGCTACGTCTAAAGAAAATCATGTTAACAAAACAAATCTACAACATCAACCTGAAGTTGGAACATTATTTGCAGGAGTATCAACTGAATCTCCATCAGATTCTTCACTAACAGAAATATCATCGTGTCAGTTGAGTGGCTCAGACAGTGCTGTTTTTAGTGACTTTACACCACAAACATTCGATGAAGAACTGGTCGGTAATTTCTGGAGTGAGCCGTTTCTAACAGACATTGATTCCATTACATCATCAGGAAATAACTTGTTGTCACCTTTTAATTTTGTCAACGAGTTCAGCTCTCAATATTCTTGCCAGGATTTGATGATGACGGATGATCAGTGTCTATGGTCAATGATGGATTCATATATTGAAAACAATATCTTCTTAGATTGA